The following DNA comes from Solea senegalensis isolate Sse05_10M linkage group LG10, IFAPA_SoseM_1, whole genome shotgun sequence.
ACTTACAGCATGATTATTCCCGGTGACTGCAACTCAAACAGTGTGGAAACCACTGCTCTAGTGTGGGGTTACCCCGTGATGTGATGCTGTATTTTGATGTCCAACAGTAACATCACATCTCGCTGGAGGGCTTAGTcctgcacaacacacactttgagTGAACACACTGCtcggtttttttttaagtgggatAAAAATCCATTGTGGTCCTAGTCCATCAGTAGGAAGTGACATCATGACCCACATTTGGCTGATTCACGTGACCCAGTATCTGACAGGATCTAATTTTTGTGCAGTGTTAAAATTACATCCTGTCAAGTGATGGTGTCACTGGTGTCCAGCCAGGTGGGCCTCCGTACTGCTAAAGAGTGGCAAGTACTCTGAGGAAGGATATGATGAGGACACAAAAGGACTGTCCAACCCCAAAGACAAGAGCCTCCAGTGAGATCATCGTCTTCCCTGCCGCCTTGTACACACCTGCTATGGCTGCACCTAATAGAGAACaacaaagtttttttaaagcacattttcaagGTAAAACCACAACAACTAAAAGTAAACCGAgtacataaatatttatttaaaaagacattaattTCTAAACATTTATAGTTAAAAAATATTCTCATCTAGAACCAGGGCCAAATTAAGgtggctgcaaacaggaagtaagcctAAAGCACAAGTACAAAACAAGTACTTCTTTTGTGAACTAAAAAGAGAGGGACAATATGTAACCATTTAATCAACTCCCAGTTACTTACTGGTGAGGACACCCCCACACACTGGTCCTAAGATGCCCATGAGCAGGATGGCGATGGGCATGAAGCGAGCCATCTTGTGCTGACGCAATGTGGCGATGGAGAGCAGAGCTGCAGGCAGGTGGAAGACCAAAGAAGAGACAGCGGCCCACAGAAACACTCCATACCACatttctgtacaaacacaatcATACAGGATGTCAGACAAACAGGCTAACTCTGTCACCTCAACAAAACTAACTCACTAGTaccattaaatgtgtttttcactcttGTGTATTtgaaaactgtaaatgtataatataaaacCTTGATACTCTTTTCGTTCCATTTAATactaataaactttatttgtaaatcaCTTTCTTAACAAATGTTACAGAATGTCTAGCAGACCAATCAAGCCATATACAAAAATGACTAGGAAAGAAAGAAGCCCAACAGTTAACACGATGAGCAAACCACTCGgcaacaggaagaaatctctgacagaacgagactcaaacatgtgcagtatcTGCCtcactggttggggtgaaaggaaaatatgGGATGGTGGAGAAGTGGGggacataaaaagaaaacaggaagagacggagataacaaataaacaatctAAAAATATGTTAactaaagcaaacaaaagagaGGGTAACATGAACCAAAGCAAAgtaacaaatatatacatacatattcgtccacatttatattttgtactGTAAATGTCTTTTAGTATTTTTCAATTTATCCATGAACTGTTTAATACGTGCCTGATACTTGTTCCGGCACAAGTACAGAGATGAACCAGGATGTTAGCTAGCTTCACTAAGCTCAACTTAATCACTGCTGCTTTCATCCAACAACTAACTGAaacatttcatattattttgGCGAGAGAACTACCTTCGTTTAAACAATGAGGACTgataaatatgattaaaaaggCGGCTTGAGTGTGGCATTCCTTCATTAACGAGCACATTAGCTCACCTGAGAAGTCGCTCAGAGAAGTGTCGTTGCCTCGTAGTGTGCCATTTTTTCTCGGCACCAAATTCAAACCGAGGATTTGCTGAACGAAGCCGATCTCGCTGTACCTGTCCTGCATTTCTAACACTGGACACCGCCGAAGAGAAATAGGGGACAGCAAAAACAGACgagcaaaaaaaccccaacGGAGTCGCTGACGGGTAGGTCAGTAGCACTCCATCTTAGCCTGCCTCACACCGGACTAGCTGCATTAGCTTAGCTGTCAACACAACTTACTTTGACGTCACCAGAAGGGC
Coding sequences within:
- the tmem170a gene encoding transmembrane protein 170A, with the protein product MQDRYSEIGFVQQILGLNLVPRKNGTLRGNDTSLSDFSEMWYGVFLWAAVSSLVFHLPAALLSIATLRQHKMARFMPIAILLMGILGPVCGGVLTSAAIAGVYKAAGKTMISLEALVFGVGQSFCVLIISFLRVLATL